The genomic window CCTGGGACAGAGATCGCCGAGAGGCAGCGAATCTGATGGGAATTGTAGATTTTTCCAGTTTGGCGGAGGGAAATAACGTAGTAATTTCGGGAAGCGTTGGACCGCATGGAGTGGGGTGCGTCCAGTGGATAAAAAGGAATAGGGAATAGAATGATCTATGATTGAATATCATATCGAATCAGCGCATTCTAAGATTCCGGTTCGGGAATTCCCGGTTTGCCGTCAACTTCCTTGCAATATTCCGACGGTTTTCCTATGCGGAATTTATGGATATCGCCGTCGCTGATCAAACCGTTGGATGGAGAATAACGGTAAATGTAAGAAAAAGGATAGTCCCAAAGCAAATCGGAATCGCGATGGCGATTCTTGCATCGTTCTTCCCGCGTATATTCGCCGATATTAGCGTCTGGACCGATGCTTGTAAGCGCCCAATCGTGAATTTCATTGAGAGAAAATTTTACCTGCCAACATCGATTGTAATCGTAAAGCAAAGCGTTTCCCGTTATGTTTTTTTCAACATTTCTTTTTGATCGAAAGG from Candidatus Omnitrophota bacterium includes these protein-coding regions:
- a CDS encoding prepilin-type N-terminal cleavage/methylation domain-containing protein, which codes for MKKEAFTLLELLVVVGIIGVLAVIALPNFSNAWIKANLAKVQSDFNAISIAIEMYFADHGDFPIFTTIRNQDYFCNNDKMLAQFTTPVSYLSPGSFIDPFRSKRNVEKNITGNALLYDYNRCWQVKFSLNEIHDWALTSIGPDANIGEYTREERCKNRHRDSDLLWDYPFSYIYRYSPSNGLISDGDIHKFRIGKPSEYCKEVDGKPGIPEPES